In one window of Coleofasciculaceae cyanobacterium DNA:
- a CDS encoding methyltransferase domain-containing protein, whose protein sequence is MQAYTEDFFNDLKEGAKQSAQEIVPLVLELVQPCSVVDIGCGSGEWLSVFNQHGIEDILGIDGDYVDQKSLTISPNKFVSFDLTKAFTIDRKFDLVVSLEVAEHLPAESAEIFIDSLTRLGSAILFSAAIPFQGGTQHINEQWPEYWIELFKSKNYEAIDCIRPQIWQNQNVEYWYIQNTFMFVQKDYLEQHELLKDNWEKSEKSRYSLVHPQMYLQLYEATTKNYEATIENYEATIENYEEAAKPKNMSLKKVLSALPIILKKSLTRKIKIINNQK, encoded by the coding sequence ATGCAAGCTTATACAGAAGATTTTTTTAATGATTTGAAAGAAGGAGCGAAACAATCGGCACAAGAGATTGTTCCTTTGGTTTTAGAACTAGTACAACCATGTTCTGTAGTTGATATTGGTTGCGGTTCTGGAGAATGGTTATCTGTTTTTAACCAACACGGTATAGAAGATATTTTAGGGATTGATGGAGATTATGTAGACCAAAAATCCCTGACAATATCCCCAAATAAGTTCGTATCATTCGATTTAACTAAAGCTTTTACAATAGATAGAAAATTTGATTTAGTCGTTTCCTTAGAAGTAGCAGAACATCTTCCTGCTGAATCGGCAGAAATTTTTATAGATTCATTAACCAGATTGGGTTCGGCTATTCTATTTTCGGCAGCTATTCCTTTTCAAGGAGGAACTCAACATATTAACGAGCAATGGCCAGAATATTGGATTGAACTATTTAAAAGTAAAAACTATGAGGCGATCGACTGTATTAGACCTCAAATATGGCAGAACCAAAACGTAGAATATTGGTATATTCAAAATACTTTTATGTTCGTTCAAAAAGACTATTTAGAACAGCACGAATTGCTAAAAGATAACTGGGAAAAAAGCGAAAAATCTCGCTATTCACTCGTTCATCCACAAATGTATTTACAATTATATGAAGCAACAACTAAAAATTATGAAGCCACTATTGAAAATTATGAAGCCACTATTGAAAATTATGAAGAAGCAGCAAAACCTAAAAATATGTCCTTGAAAAAAGTACTTTCAGCATTACCAATTATTTTAAAAAAAAGCCTTACCAGAAAAATAAAAATTATTAATAACCAAAAATAG
- a CDS encoding glycosyltransferase: MSYLLRNLEVTEPLPTIGLSTEETGVALIVRRKNRPIGFLMRALPAKSIITPEELGATLSKKLGNKLIEESIREELTPAPKPIAKPSLTVAICTKDRTDNLARCLQSLLKIRANDLEENWWNILVVDNAPSDNRTKELIESLDRVNYVREPKPGLNFARNQALNNATGDFLAFIDDDVVVDSQWLNGFLEAWAENPDAGGFTGLVLPYELATEAQILFESRSGWNFRRSFNKIRYDQSRPENYLYPCGSGEFGVGCNMAFSREILQQIGGFDEALDTGKPLPGGGDHDIFYRVIRAGYSLIYEPRYLVFHQHRQQYKQLRHQHWTWGLSLMAFATKAYQTDPEKRLQWLRLIKWWFKQLFRQLLKSLLGRYVAPPDLILVELWGGVVGLFGEYSRSQHRIEKIRRQYQ, encoded by the coding sequence ATGTCTTATTTGCTTAGGAATCTCGAAGTTACCGAACCTTTGCCTACTATAGGCTTATCTACAGAAGAAACGGGTGTTGCTCTAATCGTGCGTCGTAAAAATAGACCGATTGGATTCTTGATGCGAGCCTTACCAGCCAAAAGCATAATAACTCCAGAAGAGTTAGGTGCGACGCTCTCCAAAAAACTTGGTAATAAGCTGATTGAAGAAAGCATTAGAGAAGAATTAACACCTGCTCCCAAGCCAATTGCGAAACCATCTCTGACAGTGGCAATTTGTACTAAAGATCGTACCGATAATCTGGCAAGATGCTTACAGTCGCTGCTAAAAATTAGAGCTAACGATTTAGAAGAGAATTGGTGGAATATTTTGGTAGTCGATAATGCTCCTAGTGATAATCGTACCAAGGAATTAATAGAGTCTCTAGATAGGGTGAACTATGTTCGAGAACCCAAACCAGGATTGAATTTTGCCCGCAACCAGGCTTTAAATAATGCTACAGGAGATTTTTTAGCCTTTATTGATGATGATGTAGTAGTCGATTCTCAATGGCTGAATGGTTTTCTAGAAGCTTGGGCAGAAAACCCCGATGCAGGAGGCTTTACGGGGTTAGTACTGCCATACGAATTGGCTACCGAAGCTCAAATATTATTCGAGTCGCGATCGGGCTGGAATTTTCGACGTAGCTTTAACAAAATTCGTTACGATCAATCTCGTCCTGAAAACTATTTATATCCTTGCGGTTCGGGAGAATTTGGAGTCGGGTGTAACATGGCTTTTAGCAGAGAAATTCTCCAGCAAATAGGCGGCTTTGACGAAGCTTTAGATACTGGTAAACCGCTTCCTGGCGGGGGAGATCACGATATTTTCTACCGTGTCATTCGCGCTGGCTACTCCTTGATATACGAGCCTAGATATCTTGTATTTCACCAACATCGCCAACAATACAAGCAGTTACGCCACCAACATTGGACTTGGGGTTTGAGCTTGATGGCTTTTGCCACGAAAGCTTATCAAACAGATCCTGAAAAAAGACTTCAGTGGCTGCGCCTCATTAAATGGTGGTTTAAACAACTTTTTCGTCAACTGCTCAAAAGTTTATTAGGAAGATATGTAGCACCACCAGATTTAATTTTAGTAGAACTTTGGGGCGGAGTCGTCGGCTTGTTTGGTGAATATTCTCGTTCTCAGCACCGCATAGAAAAAATTCGGAGACAGTACCAATGA
- a CDS encoding hemolysin family protein → MFALIIVVIVVLFGSAFCSGAEAAILSISPIKVRQLAQSKKPAALALAGIRSHITRPIATIVILNNIFNIVGSIMVGSLTTTALGDKWLGIVSGILTFLIIIFGEITPKTIGQRYAEPISLFFAIPVKFLTIIFTPLVWLVEHATSPLVKRQSLPTTDEAEIKFLTNIGFQEGVIEDDEAEMIQRVFQLNDLKASDLMTPRIIITYLKGDQTLNECQLEIIKSQHTRILVINETIDNVTGLVLKDELLTAMIEGNGNRQIYTLQRPAHFVPETNRADKLLKVFQENREHLAVVLDEYGGVAGVVTLEDVLEVLTGEIVDETDRNVDLQEIARKKRLRLLKSRGINNE, encoded by the coding sequence ATGTTTGCTCTGATTATCGTCGTTATCGTGGTTTTGTTTGGTTCGGCTTTTTGTTCGGGAGCGGAAGCGGCAATACTTTCTATTTCTCCGATTAAAGTAAGACAATTAGCACAATCTAAGAAGCCAGCAGCCTTAGCTCTGGCAGGTATTCGTTCCCATATCACTCGACCCATCGCCACAATTGTTATTCTCAACAATATATTTAACATTGTTGGCAGTATTATGGTTGGTAGCCTGACTACAACGGCATTAGGTGATAAGTGGTTAGGAATCGTTTCAGGAATTCTTACTTTTTTAATTATTATCTTTGGCGAAATTACTCCCAAAACCATCGGTCAACGATATGCTGAACCTATTAGTTTATTTTTCGCCATTCCTGTCAAGTTTTTAACCATAATTTTTACCCCTCTAGTTTGGCTAGTGGAACACGCCACATCCCCCTTGGTTAAACGTCAAAGCCTCCCCACTACTGATGAAGCAGAAATTAAATTTTTAACTAATATCGGCTTTCAAGAAGGGGTGATTGAAGATGATGAAGCGGAAATGATTCAGCGAGTATTTCAGTTAAACGACCTCAAAGCTTCGGATTTGATGACACCGAGAATCATTATTACCTATCTCAAAGGTGACCAAACCTTAAACGAATGCCAGTTAGAAATCATTAAGTCTCAACACACCCGTATTTTAGTAATTAATGAAACTATTGATAACGTTACTGGCTTGGTGTTGAAAGATGAATTATTAACTGCCATGATTGAAGGTAATGGCAATCGCCAAATCTACACTCTTCAGCGCCCCGCCCACTTTGTCCCTGAAACTAATCGCGCCGATAAACTCCTCAAAGTATTTCAAGAAAATAGAGAACATCTAGCGGTAGTGCTAGACGAATACGGTGGAGTTGCAGGAGTTGTAACTCTCGAAGATGTTTTAGAGGTTCTTACAGGAGAAATTGTTGATGAAACCGATCGCAATGTAGACTTACAGGAAATTGCTCGTAAGAAGCGTCTGCGGCTACTCAAGTCCAGAGGAATTAATAACGAATAA
- a CDS encoding glycosyltransferase family 2 protein — MNPLVSAIIPAYNAERFIARTLDSILNQTYKNIEVLVVDDGSSDRTAEIVKAIAKKDSRIILLQQPNSGVAKARNLAIAKAKGEYIAPIDADDIWYPQKIEKQVEVFSYSEASVGLVYTWSVQIDEEDRIENCCNSLDSFYLLKAISVEGQVYLPLIYRNFLGNASVPLIHRSCFRKVGNYNERLKQQDAQGCEDWDLYLRIAEFYQFKVVPKFLVGYRQLFNSMSNNYLKMAKSYNSVMTDVRLKYPNIPKHIYCWSKSNFYNYLLEKSCKTQEYATTMYLLSEIIKTDIQMLLKLGVYKNFILLNLEKKLPNLIIAKIKNRLYKFKNKKTFMPKNRVLNYLEKIEIQIIRSQPRGFISPYKKILKYRWNGVLKLNKLENSWHRNLN, encoded by the coding sequence ATGAATCCTTTGGTATCTGCAATCATACCAGCTTATAATGCAGAGCGATTTATTGCTAGAACTCTTGATTCTATTCTCAATCAAACATATAAGAATATAGAAGTTTTAGTAGTAGATGATGGTTCATCGGATCGCACAGCGGAAATAGTGAAGGCGATCGCTAAAAAAGATAGTCGGATAATCTTACTACAACAGCCCAACTCAGGGGTAGCTAAAGCCAGAAATTTAGCTATAGCTAAAGCCAAAGGAGAATATATCGCCCCTATTGATGCCGACGATATTTGGTATCCTCAGAAAATAGAAAAGCAAGTAGAAGTATTTTCATATTCCGAAGCATCGGTAGGATTAGTTTATACTTGGTCAGTCCAAATTGACGAAGAAGATCGAATCGAAAATTGTTGTAATTCGCTAGACTCTTTTTATTTATTAAAAGCAATAAGCGTAGAAGGGCAAGTTTATTTACCTTTGATTTATCGCAATTTTCTTGGGAATGCCAGCGTACCATTAATTCATCGTTCCTGTTTTAGAAAAGTAGGTAATTATAACGAGCGACTAAAACAACAAGATGCTCAAGGATGCGAAGATTGGGATTTATATTTGCGTATTGCTGAATTTTATCAGTTTAAAGTAGTGCCTAAATTTTTAGTTGGATATCGTCAATTATTTAACAGTATGTCTAACAACTATCTTAAAATGGCTAAATCGTATAATTCGGTCATGACAGATGTGCGATTGAAGTATCCAAATATACCAAAGCATATTTATTGCTGGAGCAAAAGTAATTTTTATAATTATTTATTAGAAAAAAGCTGTAAAACTCAAGAATATGCAACAACAATGTATTTATTATCCGAAATTATTAAGACCGATATTCAAATGTTACTGAAGCTGGGTGTGTATAAAAATTTTATACTGCTAAACCTTGAAAAAAAGTTACCCAATTTAATAATTGCAAAAATAAAAAATAGACTATATAAATTCAAAAACAAGAAAACTTTCATGCCTAAAAATCGCGTATTAAACTATCTAGAAAAAATAGAAATTCAAATTATTAGATCGCAACCAAGAGGGTTTATAAGTCCATACAAAAAAATATTAAAATATAGATGGAATGGAGTATTAAAATTAAACAAATTAGAAAATAGCTGGCATCGCAATCTAAATTAA
- a CDS encoding ABC transporter ATP-binding protein, with the protein MGTTIKSLLPLLKLYPWVTPMIVTLGFLASLAEGLGISLFIPLLQSIESVDSLGVNNNYFLEFIDRLLVNVSSQGRLLIIGCAIFGTIILKSSLNFSSTIIFSWYNCRLNHHLRIGIFRQFLNVSYSFLDTQDLGKLINTLASETWRASDALSVLFGLIIDICTIFVFVSLLLLISWKLTLLVSAALLFISYIIMFVTLQSKKLGQKAVEANQILTKQMWEGLSGMKVIRHFGRENYEQARFNRASKAVRNTFFQMDVLSGIVNPLSEVLSGILLVSMLVITLRQNSTALPTLLTFIFILYRLQPKVRQLDGCRVALSSLSTSVDEVMYLLDCSDKPYIRSGNIPFKGLKKGIAFEAVSFAYKSGEKTALQDISICIPKGKTTALVGTSGAGKSTLINLLYRFYDPNEGKIKVDGCPLEQLNLSDWRSRLAIVSQDIYMFSTTIRENITYGRLNATEAEIIQAAKLAHAHEFIQQFPDRYDTIVGDRGVRLSGGQRQRIALARAIISRPEILILDEATNALDSIAENIIQEAIATLSKKCTVIAIAHRLSTIEGADQIIVLEAGRVIERGNLQQLLQHQGLFAKLYALQNRNTYVGKEL; encoded by the coding sequence ATGGGGACAACTATTAAGAGTTTATTACCATTACTTAAATTATATCCCTGGGTAACTCCAATGATTGTTACTTTAGGATTTTTAGCCTCACTTGCAGAAGGATTGGGAATTAGTTTATTTATACCATTACTACAAAGTATAGAATCGGTTGACTCTTTAGGAGTAAATAACAATTATTTTTTAGAATTTATCGATCGCTTATTGGTTAATGTATCCTCTCAGGGTCGTCTGTTAATAATTGGCTGTGCTATTTTTGGAACTATTATTCTTAAAAGCAGCTTAAATTTTAGTAGCACTATAATCTTTAGCTGGTACAATTGTCGCCTCAATCATCATCTGCGAATCGGAATATTTCGTCAATTTCTTAATGTCAGCTACAGTTTTTTAGATACACAGGATTTGGGAAAACTAATTAATACTCTTGCAAGTGAAACCTGGCGTGCAAGCGATGCTCTATCAGTTTTATTTGGCTTGATTATTGATATTTGTACGATTTTTGTTTTTGTAAGTTTGCTTTTGCTGATTTCTTGGAAACTAACTTTATTAGTATCAGCAGCCCTTTTATTTATTTCTTATATAATTATGTTTGTTACTCTTCAAAGTAAAAAACTGGGACAAAAAGCGGTAGAAGCCAATCAAATTCTTACCAAACAGATGTGGGAAGGATTGAGCGGCATGAAAGTAATTAGACATTTTGGTAGAGAAAATTACGAACAAGCTCGTTTTAATCGTGCTTCAAAAGCTGTAAGAAATACCTTTTTTCAAATGGATGTATTGTCTGGAATTGTTAATCCTCTTTCAGAAGTTCTTTCGGGTATTCTACTAGTGAGTATGTTGGTAATAACACTAAGGCAAAATTCAACTGCTCTACCAACTCTATTGACTTTTATTTTTATTCTCTATCGCCTTCAGCCAAAAGTCAGACAATTAGATGGTTGTCGAGTCGCGTTATCTTCTCTAAGCACCTCTGTAGATGAGGTAATGTATTTGTTGGATTGCTCCGACAAACCCTACATTCGTTCTGGAAATATCCCTTTTAAAGGTCTAAAAAAAGGGATCGCTTTTGAAGCCGTTAGTTTTGCTTATAAATCTGGAGAAAAAACTGCACTTCAAGATATCTCTATCTGTATTCCCAAAGGTAAAACTACGGCTTTAGTGGGTACTTCAGGAGCGGGCAAATCTACCCTGATTAATTTACTCTACCGTTTTTACGATCCCAATGAGGGAAAGATTAAAGTTGATGGTTGCCCTCTAGAGCAATTAAATCTAAGTGACTGGCGCAGTCGTCTCGCTATAGTCAGCCAAGATATTTATATGTTTAGTACCACCATCAGGGAAAATATCACCTATGGTCGTTTAAACGCTACAGAAGCAGAAATTATTCAGGCGGCAAAACTCGCCCACGCCCATGAATTTATTCAACAATTTCCCGATCGCTACGACACCATAGTAGGGGATCGGGGCGTGCGGCTTTCTGGAGGTCAAAGACAGCGTATTGCTCTAGCCAGAGCAATTATTAGTCGACCAGAAATTCTTATTTTAGATGAAGCTACCAACGCTCTCGATAGCATCGCCGAAAACATAATCCAAGAAGCGATCGCGACACTCAGTAAAAAATGTACGGTAATTGCGATCGCCCATCGATTGTCCACAATTGAAGGAGCGGATCAGATTATCGTCTTAGAAGCAGGCAGGGTTATCGAACGAGGCAATCTCCAACAATTACTACAGCATCAAGGATTATTTGCCAAACTCTATGCTTTACAGAATCGCAATACCTATGTTGGCAAAGAATTATAA
- a CDS encoding glycosyltransferase has protein sequence MPAPKIYHAVRRPLLNPYGWNLQEAVGDVRGLRRWQLKIYRHTLPYLATLKLLARELKQENCRAILCQEYEYARFDACVLLGKLINIPVWATFQGGNFQLSYWERYLRPLTIEACAGLIIPAQTEIERVKQKYGIPSHKIAKIFNPMDVTDWQATNRDEARNLLDIPLTSQLVVWHGRIEIHRKGLDILIDAWEKVCNQNQTRSLILLLVGTGSDAERLSDIIQQKKCGLEIVIPHQDNILLLYHTFQ, from the coding sequence TTGCCCGCTCCTAAAATTTACCATGCAGTTCGCCGTCCCCTCCTCAATCCCTATGGCTGGAATCTTCAAGAAGCTGTGGGAGATGTCCGAGGCTTGCGTCGTTGGCAATTAAAAATCTATCGGCATACGTTACCTTATTTAGCCACTCTAAAGTTGCTGGCGAGAGAGTTAAAACAAGAAAATTGTCGGGCAATTTTATGTCAAGAATATGAGTACGCTCGGTTTGATGCCTGTGTCTTGCTAGGAAAATTAATTAATATTCCCGTATGGGCAACTTTTCAGGGGGGAAACTTTCAACTGAGCTACTGGGAACGCTATTTACGCCCTCTAACCATTGAAGCCTGTGCTGGTTTGATTATTCCCGCTCAAACCGAAATAGAGCGAGTCAAACAAAAATATGGCATTCCCTCTCATAAAATAGCCAAGATTTTTAATCCGATGGATGTCACCGATTGGCAAGCGACAAACCGAGATGAAGCGCGAAATTTGCTCGATATTCCCCTAACTAGCCAATTGGTAGTATGGCATGGCAGAATTGAAATACACCGCAAAGGGTTAGATATATTAATTGATGCTTGGGAAAAAGTTTGTAATCAAAACCAGACACGCAGTTTAATCTTACTTTTGGTCGGTACTGGCAGCGATGCCGAACGACTCAGTGACATCATTCAACAAAAAAAATGTGGTCTGGAAATTGTCATCCCGCACCAGGACAATATCCTCCTCCTTTATCACACCTTTCAATAG
- a CDS encoding class I SAM-dependent methyltransferase, translated as MGGGQGGLTTLLYPRSQITNLDFNPDFADAPCNRQKNVSFICGDATALPFANNSFAAVTMFDVLEHIPDDKKAIAEALRVLKPGGYLLVSTPNENWRFPYYSFLRSICPEEIEVMQEWGHVRRGYTPEELNSLITLPCQKSATFINPLTVLGHDVAFSSLSARKRKWICRLISPLTWLSYYSHRPHGKGTETAYLWQQGEDKI; from the coding sequence ATAGGTGGCGGACAAGGAGGATTAACCACTTTACTATATCCGCGATCGCAGATTACCAATTTAGACTTCAATCCAGATTTTGCCGATGCACCCTGTAACCGCCAGAAAAATGTCAGTTTTATTTGCGGCGATGCTACCGCTTTGCCTTTTGCCAATAATTCTTTTGCTGCCGTTACCATGTTCGATGTTCTAGAACATATTCCCGACGACAAAAAAGCAATTGCTGAAGCTTTACGAGTATTAAAACCCGGTGGATATCTGTTAGTTAGTACCCCTAACGAAAATTGGCGATTTCCTTACTACAGTTTTTTGCGCTCGATTTGTCCGGAAGAAATTGAAGTAATGCAGGAATGGGGTCACGTGCGCCGAGGCTACACCCCAGAAGAATTGAACAGTTTAATTACTTTACCCTGCCAAAAATCTGCCACTTTTATCAATCCCCTGACGGTATTGGGTCACGATGTGGCATTTTCTAGCCTATCTGCTCGCAAACGCAAATGGATTTGTAGGTTAATTAGCCCTCTAACTTGGCTGAGTTACTATTCCCATCGACCTCACGGCAAAGGAACAGAAACAGCATACCTGTGGCAGCAAGGAGAAGACAAAATTTAA
- a CDS encoding aldo/keto reductase yields the protein MQYKLLGKSGLRVSELCLGTMTFGEDWGWGSSKEESQQIYQVFREAGGNFIDTANVYTNGTSEKFLGEFVASEREAVVLATKYTNGFADGNPNGSGNQRKNMVQSVEASLKRLNTDYIDILWLHIWDFMTPAEEVMRAFDDLVRAGKVLYIGISDAPAWVISQCNTLAELRGWTQFIGLQIEYSLIQRTPERDLLPMARTLDIGVTAWSPLASGWLTGKYTQDNENKEERRLDNEMMEGFIDKSDRNLKIAKEVDRVAQETGKSSSQVALSWLLSKGVIPIVGARKVSHIKDNLQCADWQLSTAQIQQLDEVSQIELGFPHDFYQGDMVKNFVYNGTFERISNHRYSQLNS from the coding sequence ATGCAATACAAACTACTCGGAAAAAGCGGACTTAGAGTATCAGAACTTTGCTTGGGGACAATGACTTTTGGTGAAGACTGGGGATGGGGTTCATCAAAAGAAGAAAGCCAGCAAATTTATCAAGTTTTTCGTGAAGCTGGTGGCAACTTTATTGATACTGCTAATGTTTATACTAATGGGACAAGTGAAAAGTTTTTGGGTGAGTTTGTTGCTTCGGAAAGAGAAGCTGTTGTTTTAGCTACTAAATACACTAATGGTTTTGCTGATGGAAATCCTAATGGTAGTGGTAATCAGCGCAAAAATATGGTGCAGTCGGTAGAAGCTAGTCTCAAACGCCTTAATACTGACTACATCGATATCTTATGGTTGCATATTTGGGATTTTATGACCCCTGCTGAAGAAGTAATGCGAGCGTTTGACGATTTAGTTAGAGCGGGAAAAGTGCTTTATATCGGCATTTCCGACGCTCCTGCTTGGGTAATTTCTCAATGCAATACTTTAGCCGAATTAAGAGGTTGGACGCAGTTTATCGGTTTACAAATTGAATATAGTTTAATCCAACGCACTCCAGAAAGAGACCTGTTACCAATGGCGAGGACTTTAGATATTGGTGTAACTGCATGGTCACCTTTAGCTAGCGGTTGGCTTACAGGAAAATATACCCAAGATAACGAGAATAAAGAAGAACGCAGATTAGATAATGAAATGATGGAGGGTTTTATTGATAAGAGCGATCGCAACCTGAAAATTGCTAAAGAAGTCGATCGAGTTGCCCAAGAAACAGGAAAGAGTTCGTCACAAGTTGCTTTAAGTTGGTTATTAAGCAAAGGTGTTATTCCCATCGTTGGTGCCAGAAAAGTTTCTCATATCAAAGATAATCTCCAATGCGCCGACTGGCAATTATCCACAGCACAAATTCAACAGCTAGACGAAGTGAGTCAGATCGAACTTGGTTTTCCCCATGATTTCTATCAAGGGGATATGGTCAAAAATTTTGTCTACAATGGCACGTTTGAGCGAATTAGCAATCATCGCTATTCACAGTTAAACAGTTAA
- a CDS encoding glycosyltransferase: MSKSNFVPWKIIHLKLDKIPHLSKDLAAGRLYIVLWWHEIPLGHLEISSEQLPISANKLTNLAIQTITQAVKAHHCEKNYAVAESKKPNAPAADACIDFESLKNLLERPLDKLEQLYSNSVNKSVSVVICTRDRTQQLSECLLSLQNLPQPPEEIVVVDNAPSSDATRQLVRQMPRIKYVFEPQPGLDVARNAGIAHSNGDIIAFTDDDVKIHPQWLWRLRQNFQDPKVMAMTGLVLPGELATESQLIFEKFWSFNRGYQTIIFDRHYFEKFQPVGVPVWKIGAGANMAFRREAFEKVGYFDERLDMGAAGCSGDSEIWYRLLAEGLICRYDPTAVVYHYHRRNINSLKKQLHSYMRGHVTALLIQFEKYQHWGNLRRLLLSLPKQYAKLFSKGLIKGFNIRHITLFAEISGCMSGIQFYLQNRPGKVKQSYPVIAKTTSKNNKLEKQNSL; encoded by the coding sequence ATGAGCAAGTCAAACTTTGTTCCCTGGAAAATTATCCATCTAAAACTAGACAAAATTCCCCATCTCTCAAAAGATTTGGCAGCAGGACGACTTTATATTGTCTTGTGGTGGCACGAAATTCCTTTAGGGCATTTAGAAATTTCTTCAGAACAACTACCAATCTCGGCTAATAAGTTAACGAATTTAGCGATTCAAACAATTACTCAAGCAGTTAAAGCTCATCACTGCGAAAAAAATTATGCTGTTGCCGAGAGCAAAAAACCAAACGCTCCTGCGGCAGATGCCTGTATTGATTTCGAGAGTTTGAAAAACCTACTAGAGCGTCCTTTAGACAAGCTAGAGCAACTTTACTCAAATTCTGTAAACAAATCTGTCTCGGTCGTAATTTGTACTCGCGATCGCACCCAGCAGCTATCAGAGTGTTTGTTATCTCTACAAAACTTACCACAACCTCCAGAAGAAATTGTAGTTGTGGACAATGCACCTAGTTCTGATGCCACCCGTCAGCTAGTACGACAAATGCCGAGAATTAAATATGTATTTGAACCCCAGCCTGGTTTAGATGTGGCACGTAACGCTGGAATAGCTCATAGCAATGGAGACATCATCGCTTTTACCGACGATGATGTTAAAATCCATCCTCAGTGGCTCTGGCGCTTGCGACAAAATTTCCAAGATCCCAAGGTAATGGCAATGACGGGACTAGTTTTACCAGGAGAACTCGCAACAGAATCACAATTAATTTTTGAAAAATTCTGGAGCTTCAATCGAGGGTATCAAACAATTATTTTTGATCGTCATTACTTTGAAAAATTTCAGCCTGTTGGCGTTCCCGTTTGGAAAATCGGTGCTGGTGCTAATATGGCTTTTCGCCGAGAAGCTTTTGAAAAAGTAGGGTATTTTGACGAAAGGTTAGATATGGGTGCTGCTGGCTGTAGCGGAGATTCTGAAATCTGGTATCGCCTTCTTGCTGAAGGTTTGATTTGCCGTTACGATCCAACTGCTGTAGTCTATCACTATCATCGCCGAAATATTAATAGTCTTAAAAAGCAGCTTCATAGTTATATGCGCGGTCATGTCACAGCACTTTTAATTCAGTTCGAAAAATATCAACACTGGGGCAATTTGCGTCGTCTACTTTTATCTTTACCGAAGCAGTATGCAAAATTATTTAGCAAAGGTTTAATTAAAGGTTTTAATATTAGACATATTACTCTTTTTGCAGAGATTTCGGGCTGTATGTCAGGAATACAATTTTATCTGCAAAATAGACCTGGTAAAGTCAAGCAATCTTACCCAGTAATAGCAAAAACAACCTCCAAAAATAATAAGCTCGAAAAACAAAACAGCCTTTAA